A single window of Nasonia vitripennis strain AsymCx chromosome 4, Nvit_psr_1.1, whole genome shotgun sequence DNA harbors:
- the LOC100120813 gene encoding max-like protein X has product MLLHSTLELLNFKMGDNSQSEAFEARIRVSGGGNNGSTGSDGDSKLEPSSPVDRHTFSRCSSTGSVNTPSSSAHNTEDEDSDNKSSTISYKERRREAHTQAEQKRRDAIKRGYDTLQDLVPSCQQTDASGYKLSKATVLQKSIDYIQFLLQQKKKQEEERNALRKEVVALRIMKTNYEQIVKAHQTQPGHSETRVSDETKFQVFQAIMDRLFQTFDSVSVTNFAELSACVFSWLEEHCKPQTLREVVLSVLQQLSNQIS; this is encoded by the exons ATGCTGCTACACTCAACACTAGAACTTCTAAACTTCAAAATGGGAGATAATTCGCAGTCTGAAGCTTTTGAGGCTC GGATACGAGTCAGCGGTGGAGGCAACAACGGTAGCACAGGTTCCGATGGTGATAGCAAACTAGAACCCTCTAGTCCTGTAGATAGACACACTTTTTCAAGATGCAGCAGTACTGGCTCTGTAAATACTCCGTCTTCTTCTGCTCATAATACCG AGGATGAAGACAGTGACAATAAAAGTTCTACGATAAGTTATAAGGAGCGCCGCAGAGAAGCCCATACTCAAGCAGAGCAGAAGCGTAGAGATGCCATAAAGAGAGGATATGACACGCTTCAAGATCTCGTACCTTCGTGCCAACAAACCGATGCTTCCGGTTACAAATTGTCAAAGGCCACTGTTTTGCAAAAATCAATTGACTACATTCAGTTCTTGCTgcagcaaaagaaaaaacaggaagaagaaagaaatgcGCTTAGAAAAGAAGTCGTTGCTTTGCGCATCATGAAAACCAACTATGAGCAAATAGTTAAAGCTCATCAGACGCAGCCCGGTCACTCGGAAACTCGCGTTTCGGACGAAACTAAATTCCAAGTG TTTCAGGCAATTATGGATCGCTTGTTCCAAACCTTTGACAGTGTGTCTGTTACAAATTTTGCTGAATTGTCAGCTTGTGTGTTTAGCTGGCTGGAAGAACACTGTAAACCACAG aCGCTGCGCGAAGTGGTTCTCTCCGTTTTACAACAACTCAGCAATCAAATCAGCTAG
- the LOC100679708 gene encoding putative ankyrin repeat protein RF_0381, which translates to MDQREDDIADENGNTALHCAISCQEFEIATQLIRFGVEVCARNNKHVTPLLLAIANRIPIGCLDKRITDFGKCARFSSCIKSYKFAIDARDEKRLVKVFALGNEILSGDDNRKLVKMLLNAGADVNAKSRYNCSPIHCAVYTDDLELVKILFDAGANINTQNKVGATALHAAVLCRNESMVRLLLNIGASVHAPYNGPCQTPLFWASMLNWDNSLEVIIRELLEAGSDLSEVFLSNLDRDSNVFHLSGDIWRTSFDFILMYGNINLVKLCIEKYNADLKLRGVGIMDESDALKFAAYNEDISVMNLMLEKGITKCTYGLTALHLASLWFRPQHVRQLIANGADVNVLVHDDYESYANYSPLALIVNNNTLSSDSTPVHHEALECKLDRPNAAEDRKKTIKLLLDCGANRNQKMNERTETDLDRAISNRSIDDEIDDAECLIIEHAVLVEARTNEKVFDEYNLKSINENPRSKEYYEMCQAELTAMKNSKIGGTLITYFSVLTKPLEVVARYFRNDKFVQEFEANYRSAYPAYAWRLKGKFEVARARQLKFERALFALNGLLKFTDPTFFTFETVLKYLTEEDFDSLIDLIPYDID; encoded by the coding sequence ATGGACCAGCGCGAAGATGACATCGCTGATGAGAACGGCAACACAGCCCTGCACTGTGCCATCAGTTGCCAGGAATTCGAAATAGCGACTCAACTGATTAGATTTGGCGTCGAGGTTTGTGCTAGGAATAACAAGCACGTCACACCTCTACTATTAGCTATAGCCAACAGGATTCCCATCGGTTGTTTGGACAAGAGGATAACTGATTTTGGTAAATGCGCTCGCTTCTCGTCATGCATTAAATCTTACAAATTTGCCATCGATGCCAGAGACGAGAAAAGACTCGTCAAGGTGTTCGCCCTAGGCAATGAGATTCTCAGCGGCGATGACAATCGTAAGCTCGTGAAGATGCTGCTGAATGCCGGGGCCGACGTCAACGCCAAGAGTCGGTACAACTGCTCGCCGATCCATTGTGCCGTCTATACAGATGATCTCGAACTCGTGAAAATTCTCTTTGATGCCGGCGCCAACATCAACACCCAGAACAAGGTAGGTGCTACGGCATTGCACGCCGCCGTCTTGTGCCGTAACGAGTCAATGGTTCGGCTACTGTTGAACATCGGCGCCAGTGTCCACGCGCCTTACAATGGACCTTGCCAGACGCCCCTGTTCTGGGCCTCGATGCTCAACTGGGACAATAGCCTCGAGGTTATTATAAGAGAACTCCTGGAGGCGGGAAGTGATTTGAGCGAGGTGTTCTTAAGCAATTTGGACCGCGATTCGAATGTGTTCCACTTGTCCGGTGATATTTGGCGAACTTCCttcgattttattttgatgtatGGCAACATCAACTTAGTCAAACTCTGCATCGAGAAGTACAATGCGGACCTGAAGTTGAGAGGAGTGGGCATAAtggatgaaagcgatgctttGAAATTCGCAGCCTACAACGAGGATATCAGCGTGATGAACCTGATGCTGGAGAAAGGAATAACCAAGTGCACTTATGGTCTGACCGCGCTGCATCTCGCAAGTCTGTGGTTTAGACCACAACACGTTCGACAGTTAATCGCCAATGGTGCCGACGTCAACGTATTGGTGCACGATGATTACGAATCGTATGCGAATTACTCGCCGTTAGCGCTTAtcgtaaataataatacgttAAGTAGTGACTCTACGCCAGTACATCACGAAGCGTTGGAATGCAAATTGGATCGACCTAATGCCGCGGAAGATAGGAAGAAGACGATAAAACTGCTGCTCGACTGTGGCGCCAACCGGAATCAGAAGATGAATGAGCGAACAGAAACAGATCTCGATAGAGCCATCTCGAACAGATCCATCGATGACGAGATCGACGATGCAGAATGCTTGATCATCGAGCACGCGGTCCTGGTCGAGGCGAGGACGAACGAGAAAGTGTTCGACGAGTACAACCTGAAGTCGATAAACGAAAACCCTAGGTCGAAGGAGTACTACGAGATGTGCCAAGCCGAGCTGACCGCCATGAAGAATAGCAAGATCGGGGGTACGCTCATCACGTACTTTTCCGTTCTGACGAAGCCGCTGGAAGTGGTGGCTCGTTACTTTAGAAACGATAAATTCGTCCAGGAGTTTGAGGCCAATTATCGATCAGCTTACCCTGCTTATGCTTGGCGGTTGAAGGGAAAATTCGAAGTGGCTCGCGCTAGACAGCTGAAGTTCGAGCGAGCCCTTTTTGCTTTGAATGGATTGCTGAAATTCACTGATCCGACCTTCTTTACTTTTGAGactgttttaaaatatttaaccGAAGAAGACTTCGACTCGCTTATTGATCTTATACCATACGACATTGATTAA
- the LOC100121832 gene encoding estradiol 17-beta-dehydrogenase 8, with product MTPGLLAGKLAIVTGAGSGIGRAVCRLFAREGAKVIAADQNVKAAEETADTLEGSEHVPVEIDVKSPESIENAFTHAKKHFLVPPTIVVNSAGITRDNFLLKLSEEDFDAVLNVNLKGTFLITQYAAKVMINSGISEGGSVINVASIIGKTGNIGQSNYAASKAGVEAFTKTAAMEFGQFGIRVNAVLPGFIETPMTDMVPDKVKQMFVERIPLRRMGKPIEVAELILFLASVKSSYINGASIDVTGGLH from the exons atgaCGCCGGGTCTTTTAGCTGGAAAACTCGCTATCGTAACGG GCGCGGGCAGTGGCATCGGCAGGGCAGTCTGCAGACTGTTCGCGCGCGAAGGTGCCAAGGTCATAGCCGCTGATCAAAATGTCAAGGCCGCCGAGGAAACAGCCGACACACTCGAAG GATCGGAACACGTGCCGGTGGAAATCGACGTGAAGAGCCCGGAGAGCATCGAGAATGCCTTCACCCACGCGAAAAAGCACTTCTTGGTACCGCCGACCATCGTCGTCAACTCGGCTGGTATCACCAGAGACAACTTTTTGCTGAAGCTCAGCGAGGAGGACTTCGATGCTGTACTCAATGTCAATCTCAAAGGGACGTTCCTCATAACGCAGTATGCTGCCAAGGTAATGATAAACTCCGGAATATCGGAGGGCGGCTCGGTGATCAACGTAGCTTCGATCATTGGAAAAACTGGAAACATCGGCCAGAGTAACTATGCGGCGTCCAAGGCTGGTGTCGAGGCTTTCACGAAAACTGCGGCGATGGAGTTTGGACA GTTTGGCATTCGAGTGAACGCTGTGCTACCTGGCTTCATAGAAACACCAATGACTGACATGGTTCCTGACAAAGTGAAGCAAATGTTTGTTGAGAGGATCCCATTGAGACGTATGGGAAAACCAATCGAAGTGGCAGAATTGATTCTGTTTTTGGCCTCGGTAAAGAGCTCCTACATCAATGGGGCTTCCATCGATGTCACTGGTGGTTTGCACTAA
- the LOC103316705 gene encoding uncharacterized protein LOC103316705, whose protein sequence is MAIEDTSIFLVVILAVGGISMMTTLLACYICIFRDLCCRSQPFKSTKNLRRRARTKKRRKKKGDCANQQKPGSADIVTLYDLTQPADISMPTESENL, encoded by the exons ATGGCTATCGAGGACACGTCGATATTTTTAGTCGTCATCTTAGCGGTCGGTGGTATCTCCATGATGACGACTTTATTGGCTTGTTATATTTGCATATTCCGCGATTTGTGCTGCCGATCTCAGCCGTTCAAATCGACAAAGAACCTTAGGCGGAGAGCGAGAACGAAAAAACGCAGAAAAAAGAAAG GCGATTGTGCCAATCAACAAAAACCAGGAAGCGCCGATATCGTGACACTCTATGATTTAACCCAACCAGCAGATATTAGTATGCCGACTGAATCGGAAAATCTTTAA